One stretch of Desulfonatronum sp. SC1 DNA includes these proteins:
- a CDS encoding ATP-binding protein — protein MKKLPLGIATLSKIIPEGYAYVDKSRFVHELVESGTYYFLSRPRRFGKSLFLDTLKEAFEGNRELFRGLWLEDHWDWDTRHPVIRISFGSGVLRSREELDQRIITILRNNQDELGIQCRQPDDVIDCFEDLIRRAAEKFGSPAVILVDEYDKPILDNITQPEQAVLIRNGLKNFYSVIKDNDAHLQFVFLTGVSKFSKVSLFSGLNNLTDITLSPRFASICGWTETELTATFSEHLQGKNLDEIRRWYNGYSWLGEKVYNPYSLLSYLQEGLFRNYWFETATPEFLIRLLTAKRYVIPAIERIEIGPELLGSFDVESIFPETLLFQAGYLTITGQEEILPGEVLYRLNYPNHEVKKSFTEYLLNFFTQQPVEMKKSLRTVVNALRHGQVDDLRAVFHSVFASIPHDWYRANNLSAYEGFYCSVFYCYFAGLGLDTRSEESTNHGRIDMTVLFENRAYIFEFKVVDLDQTPGSALEQIKRKGYADKYRAESEAVYLIGVEFEREERNIVGFEWERG, from the coding sequence ATGAAAAAACTGCCCCTTGGCATTGCGACACTGAGTAAAATCATTCCCGAAGGTTACGCCTATGTGGACAAATCCAGATTCGTCCATGAGCTTGTTGAGTCCGGCACCTATTATTTCCTCTCCCGCCCCCGGCGCTTCGGCAAGTCCCTGTTCCTGGACACCCTCAAGGAGGCTTTCGAGGGCAACCGGGAGCTGTTTCGCGGCTTGTGGCTGGAAGACCATTGGGACTGGGACACGCGGCATCCGGTGATCCGGATTTCTTTTGGCAGCGGCGTGTTGCGCAGCCGCGAGGAACTGGATCAGCGGATCATCACCATTTTGCGCAACAATCAAGACGAGCTGGGCATCCAGTGCCGACAACCCGACGATGTCATTGACTGCTTTGAGGATCTGATTCGCCGGGCCGCGGAGAAATTCGGCAGCCCGGCGGTCATCCTGGTGGACGAGTACGACAAGCCCATCCTGGACAACATCACCCAGCCGGAACAGGCTGTCCTGATCCGGAACGGCCTGAAAAACTTCTACTCCGTGATCAAGGACAACGACGCCCATCTCCAGTTCGTCTTCCTGACCGGCGTGTCCAAATTCTCCAAGGTCAGCCTGTTTTCCGGGCTGAACAACCTCACGGACATTACCCTCTCTCCCCGCTTTGCCTCGATCTGCGGCTGGACCGAAACGGAACTGACCGCCACCTTCTCCGAACACTTGCAGGGCAAGAACCTTGATGAAATCCGGCGTTGGTACAACGGGTATTCCTGGCTGGGGGAGAAGGTGTACAACCCTTACAGCCTGCTCAGTTACCTGCAAGAAGGCCTGTTCCGGAACTACTGGTTCGAGACGGCAACCCCGGAATTCCTGATCCGCCTACTCACTGCCAAGCGCTACGTCATCCCGGCCATTGAGCGGATCGAGATCGGTCCCGAGCTGCTGGGCAGTTTTGACGTGGAGTCCATTTTTCCCGAAACCCTGCTGTTCCAGGCCGGTTATCTGACCATCACCGGCCAGGAGGAAATCCTGCCCGGCGAGGTTCTGTACCGCCTGAACTATCCCAACCACGAGGTCAAAAAAAGTTTCACCGAGTATCTGCTGAACTTCTTCACCCAGCAGCCGGTGGAAATGAAGAAATCCCTGCGCACCGTGGTCAACGCCCTGCGCCACGGCCAAGTGGACGATCTCCGGGCGGTTTTCCACTCCGTGTTCGCCTCCATCCCCCACGACTGGTACCGCGCAAACAACCTGTCCGCCTACGAGGGCTTCTACTGCTCGGTGTTCTACTGCTACTTCGCCGGTCTGGGCCTGGACACCCGATCCGAGGAGTCCACCAACCACGGGCGCATCGACATGACCGTGCTCTTCGAGAACCGGGCCTACATCTTTGAATTCAAAGTCGTAGACCTGGACCAGACCCCGGGCAGCGCCCTGGAACAGATCAAGCGCAAGGGCTACGCGGACAAATACCGGGCCGAATCCGAAGCCGTCTACCTGATCGGCGTGGAGTTCGAGCGCGAGGAACGCAATATCGTGGGGTTTGAGTGGGAGCGGGGGTGA